One Halobacterium wangiae genomic window, GAGGGTGGACAGTTCGTCGCGTTCGCGGACGAGTCGGTCGTCGCCACCCTCGACGGCGACGACCGCTGGTCGTGGTCGGGAGTTGTACTGTGAGACCATCTCGATGCCGTAGGCGCCCGCGTTGCCGACCGCGAGCAGGTCGCCGCGCTCCGGGTGCGGGAGCCGACGGTCCTCGGCGAGCACGTCCGTGCTCTCGCAGATGGGGCCGACGACGCTCACCAGGTCCTCGTCGCGGTCGGCCGCGTCGGCGTCGAGCGACCGGACCTCGTGGTGGGCGCCGTAGAGCGCGGGGCGCAGCAGCGTCGTCATCCCGGCGTCGACGCCGGCGAGCGTCGCGCCGTCGGTTGGCTTGACGGTGTTCACCTCGGTCAGCAGGACGCCCGCGTCGGCGACGAGGTAGCGTCCCGGTTCGACGACGATGGCCGCGTCGACGTCCGCGAGCACGTCACGGGTCGTCGCCGCCACGGACTCGAGGTCGAGCGGTTCCTCCTGGGGGTGGTACGGGACGCCGAAGCCGCCGCCGACGTCCACGAACGAGAGGTCGACCGGCGACTCACGGGCTACTTCGACGAGACGCTCGACGACCTCGCGGTGGGACGCGACGTCGCTCTCGTCGAGCATGCCGCTGCCGACGTGGGCGTGGATGCCGACGACGTCGAACCCTCGTTCGGCCGCCTCTCCGAGGACGCTGGCGGCCTCGTCGTGGGGGACGCCGAACTTCGCGTCCGCACCGGTCGCCACGTCGGCGCTGTGGCCCGCGCCGACCCCCGGGTGGACACGGAGTGCGAGACGGCCGGCGAAGCCGCGTTCGGCGAGTCTGTCGATGGTGTCCCGGGCGCCGACGACGAACGTCGCCTCGGGTGCCGCGTCGAGCACGTAGTCGAGGTCCGCGTCCGGCGGGTTGACCGCGGTGTAGTGTACCTCCCGGGGGTCGTAGCCCGCCTCGATAGCGCGGAACACCTCGCCGGCGGCGGCGCACTCCGCGCTCGCGCCGGCCTCGCGGAGCGCCCGGAGGACCGCGCGGCCCGCGTTCGCCTTGACCGCGTAGTGGACGTCGGCGTCCGGGAACGCGGCGGCGACGCGGTCGAAGTTCTGGCGGGTGCGGTCGAGGTCCTGCACGTACAGCGGCGTGCCGTACTCGTCGGCCAGCGCCCGTAGCTCCGCGGCCGACCAGTCGGCGAGCCGTCGTACGGCAGGATTCGACGTCACGACCTGAGTACCTCCTCGCGCTGCGTGGCGTCCAGCGTCTCCGCTTCGAGGTCCAGCGCCACCACCGCGGGCTTGTACGCGCCGCCATCGAAGAGGTCGTGTTCGCCGACGCTCGACTCGACGAACCGCGTGAACGCCCGGCGCTCGGGCGGCAGTTCGCCGTACAGTACCTCCTCCTCGACGAGGTCGTAGACGGGGATGCGCGGGGTCAGCAGCGTGTTCTCGCCGACGACGGAGTCGTGGCCGACGACGAACCCGGAGGTGACCCGGCAGCCAGCGCCCAGCGAGACGTTGTCCTCGACGACGACGGGCGCGTCCTCGACGGGTTCGAGCACGCCGCCGATGAGCGTGTTCGCGCCGAGCTTCACGTCCTCGCCGATCTGCGCGCAGGAGCCGACCGTGTCACAGGAGTCGACGAGCGTGCCGTCGCCGACGTGCGCGCCGACGTTGACGAACGCCGGGGACATCACGATGCAGTCCGCGCCGACGTGCGCGCCGCGCCGGAGGACGGTGCCGTCGGGCGTGTTCCGGGTGCCGCGTTCGAAGAGGTCGTCCGTGCGGCGCAGCGGGAGCACGTCGTGGTAGGTCACGTCGCCGTACTCACGCGGCTGCGTCTCGCGGAGCGCGAAGTTCAGTAGCACGCCGCGCTTCACCCACTCGACGGCCTCCCACTCTCCGTTCTCCTTCCGTGCGGCGCGCACCTCGCCGGCTTCCAGGGCGTCGAGGAAGGCGTCGAGCGTGTCCGCGTCGTCGGCCGTCGCGGTGTCCGCACTCACGTCGCCCGCGTCGTGTCGCCGCCAGAGGTCGCGTACGTCGTCTTCGAGACTCATAGGTCCGCAGCCACCTCCTCGAAGCGGTAGAAGCCGGCTGGCTGGTCGGCCAGCCACGCGGCGGCGTCGAGCGCGCCCGCGGCGAACACCCGCCGACTCCCGGCGCGGTGCGTGAGTTCGAGTGACTCCTCGTTGCCGGCGAGCAGCGCCTCGTGCTCCCCGGTCACGTCGCCCGCTCGCCGCGCGTGGACGCCGATTTCGCCGTCTTCACGGGGCTGGTCCCCGACCCGGCCGTGGACGCGTTCGCTCTTCCCGCGAGTCTGGTCGATACGCTCCAGCAGCACGTTCGCCGTGCCACTCGGAGCGTCCCGCTTCCCGCTGTGGTGGGTCTCGGTGACCTCCACGTCGTACTCGGGGAGCGCTGACACCGCGGCCTCCACGGCGTCCAGCAGCGCCTGCACGCCGCGGGAGAAGTTCGCGCCGTGGAGGACGGGGATGTCCTCGCCGGCGTCTCGGAGCGCCGCTCGCTGGTCTTCGTCGAAGCCGGTCGTCCCGACGACGATCGGGACGCCGGCGTCTGCTGCTGCACTCACGTGCGCCACGCTCGCGTCCGGCACAGTAAAGTCTACGACCGCGTCAGGATTTCGCGAGACCAGCAACTCGGCGACGTCGTCTGCCGCGTCTAGGTCGCCGGCAGGGTCGCGGGACGCCGTGAACGCCACCTCGTCGCCGCGCTCCGCTGCGACCTCGCGGACGGTTCGTCCCATCCGGCCGGTCGCGCCTGTGACGCCCACTCTCATACGGAGAGCTCTCGTTCGGCGAGGTCGTTCAGCGCCTCCCGGAGCGGGGCCCAGTGGTCCTCGGAGAGCGGTGTGAGTGGCGAGCGGTAGTTCGCCGGGCCGTGACCGCGGAGCTCTTGGGCGGCCTTCACCGGGATCGGGTTCGACTCGGCGAACAGCGCGCGATTGAGCGGTTCGAGCTCCTGGTGGCGCCGTCGGGCGGTCTCGAAGTCGCCGTCGAGGGCCGAGTGGACGAGGTCGCCGACGCGCTCGGGTTCGACGTTCGCGGTCACGCTGACGGTGCCGCGCCCGCCGACCGAGATGATCGGGAGCGTCAGGCCGTCGTCGCCGGAGAGCACCGAGAACTCCTCGTCGGCGGTGCGCTCAACGATTTCGCTGACGCGACCCACGTCGCCGCTGGCGGCCTTGTAGCCGATTATGTTCTCGTGGCGCGCCAGTTCGACGGCGGAGTCCACCTCGATGGTGCGGCCCGTCCGGGACGGGACGTTGTAGAGGACCTGCGGGACGTCGACGCGGTCCGCGATCTCGCGGTAGTGAGCGACCATCCCGGCGGGTTCGGGGCGGTTGTAGTACGGCGAGATGAGGAGGAGCGCGTCCGCGCCGGCGTCCACGGAGCGGCCCGCGAGGCCGACCGCCTCGTGGGTGGAGTTGCTGCCCGCGCCGGCGATCACTGGGACGTCGCCGTCGGCCGCGTCGACCACAGCCTCGACCACTTCGACGTGTTCGTCGTGGGTGAGGGTGGCGCTCTCGCCGGTAGTGCCGACGGGGACGAGGCCGTCGACGCCACCGTCGACGAGGCGGCGGGTGTGGTCGTGGAGTCGGTCGAAGTCGATGCTTCCGTCGTCGGTCAACGGCGTCGTCATCGCGGGGTAGACGCCGTCGAGGGGTGTCGTGAGTTCCATGTTGAGTGCTGTGGGGTGTCTGGTAGGCGGGCCGTACTGCCAACGGCGGCCCGACACGGGAGCGCTACGCCCGCGTCGAACCTAGTGGTCGGCTGTGCGGCGTTTACCCGAGAAGGAGACGGCGCTCCCCGAGGCGGCGAACTGAGCGTCGGGAGCGCCAATCATACCTCTCACTGGGGACCACAGGGGTAAAATCCTGTCGTCACGGTCATCCTCTGCCGACGCCACCGCCGACCGCTCGCCATCGGGGGTTTTTTGCCCCGTCTGGACCGAGTAGTTGTGGATGCTCGTCCTCGGCGACGCTCACGCGGACACGCACGACAGACGGCGCTCGCTGTTCGCCGCCTACCGCGCGGCAGACGCGGCCGTCGCACTCCAGGCCGGGGACCTGATGTACTACGACCTCCCGATTCCGACTTACTTCATCGGCGGCAACAACGAGGACTTCGACGTCGTCGAGTCGCTCCGCCACGGCCGCGTCGAGAGCGACGACGTGTCGAACGCCGTGCTCCTCCACAGCACCGCCGAGACCGTCGAGGGACTCCGGGTAGCCGGCCTCTCGGGCAACTACGCGCCGACGCAGTTCGAGAAGGAGCGGACGATGCTGCGCGGGGACCGGCGCCGCCACTTCGTCCGCGAGGACGTCGAACGCGCGAAGGAACTCGACGACGTGGACGTGTTCCTCGCCCACGAGGCGCCCCACGGCCTCCCGGTCACCGAGGAGTACGACGTCGGTTGCAAGTACATCGACGAACTGCTGGACGTTCTCGAACCCGACCTCTGTCTCGTCGGCCACCACCACGAGCACGTCGAGTCGACGTACGGCGAGACGCGCGTCCTCTCGCTCGCGCCAGCGTGGGAGTCCTACTACCGCCTCGACCCCGACACCCTCGCCGTCTCCCGACACGACACGCCGTCGGCGTGACTGTCGCGTACTTTCATTACGGGTCGAACCCGAGGAGGAGTATGGCTCCGATTCAGGACGCCCAGCGCGTCGCGGTTCTCGCAGACTCCCAGAACCTCTACCACTCCGCACAGAGCGTCTACTCCCGGAACATCGACTACGGCTCGCTACTCGAGAAGGCAGTGCAGGGCCGCCAGCTCACTCGCGCCATCGCCTACGTCATCCGGGCGCAGGCCGAGGACGAGGACCGGTTCTTCGAGGCGCTCCTCGACATCGGCTTCGAGACGAAGATCAAGGACATCAAGACGTTCGGCGACGGCTCGAAGAAGGCCGACTGGGACGTCGGGATGAGCCTCGACGCCGTCTCGCTGGCCGACCACGTCGACACGGTCGTCCTCTGTACGGGCGACGGCGACTTCTCGCGGCTCTGCAGTCACCTCCGCCACGAGGGCGTCCGCGTCGAGGTCATGGCGTTCGGGGAGTCGGCGGCCGACGAACTCGTCGAAGTCGCGGACTCGTTCATCGACCTCAGCGAACGAGAAGAGACGTTCCTGCTCTAGACCATCCGGCCGTCCGAGCCGGTGCTCCCCATCAGCAGGGACCCGGCCGCCAGACCGCTCGTCGCCAGTCCGGAGACGGCGAGTAGGGTCGCCGTCGCGTTCGGGTTGAGTCCGGAGTAGAACAGTAGTGCGGCACTAACCAGCAGTAGGACGCCCGCAATCCCGATCTTCATCGTGTCGCTCATGGAGTGCCGTTGCAGCCGACGGTACATAAGCTCATCCAAACCGTCGACCCGAAGCGGCTTTACGCACGGATGGCCGACCGGAACCTATGCAGGACGCGGACGTCGAGTCGCTCCGCACGGTCGCGGACTACCAGTTCGCCGCGGGAGCCGGTACCGCGCTGTTCCCCGAGGACGGCCACCTCGAAGTACGGCGCTCGAGCACCGGCCGTCCACAGCAGGTCGCTCGCGGTGACGGCGGGCGACTCGTCTCGGTCGGCCTCGACGGCCGGTTCACGCTCGGTACCGCCGGCGGCCAGCGCCTCGTCGACGCACTCCCTCACCCGGTCGCTCGCGTCGTCGTCGGCGACGACAGCGAGCCGTTCGTCCGGGAGGGGAAGAACGTGTTCGCGAAGTTCGTCCAGGCGGTCGACCCGGCGGTTCGGGCCGACGACGAGGTCGCGGTCGTCCACGAGTCGGGCGCCCTCCTGGCGGTCGGTCGGGCAGAACTCGACGCGCAGTCGATGCTGGACTTTGAGACGGGGATGGCCGTGATGGTGCGCTCCGGAGTCGACCCGGAGCAGTGAACAGCTGGCCGTAGCAGGTTGGGCCCGGCGAGACGACGCCAGACCGGCGAGCGGTTCGCCATTCTTTTCTTCCCGCGACGCGACCGTCCGCGTATGTTTGGTGGAGGCGGCATGAACCCACGGAAGATGAAACAGATGATGGAACAGATGGGCATCGACGTCGACGAGATCGACGCCACCGAGGTGGTCATCAAGCGTGCGGACGGCAACGAGATCGTGTTCTCGGACCCCGACGTGACGAAGATGGACGCCCGCGGTCAGGAGACCTACCAGATCATCGGCGAACCCAGCGAGCGGGAGGGTGCGGCCGAGGTCGAGTCCGGTGACGACGGCGGGGCGGCCGACGAAGCGATCCCGCAGGGCGACGTCGACATCGTCGCCCAGCGCACGGGCGCCAGCGAGGACGAGGCCCGGGAGGCACTGGAGGCCACCGACGGCGACCTCGCGGCGGCCATCGACCAGCTGGAGTGATTCTGCTCGTCCGCGGCGACCGGGAGTTCCTCGTGGCGCCGGGCGAAGAGCTGCACACCGACCTCGGCGTCGTCGAGGTGCCAGCCGACCCGACGTCCGGCGACACCGTCGAGTCCCACCTGGGCGAGCCGTTCACGGTCCGGAAGCTGCGCGGCCCGGACCTGTTCAACCACCTGGAGCGAACGGGTGCGCCGATGATGCCCAAGGACATCGGGCTGGTCGTCGGCCACACCGGCGCCGCCGCCGGGGACCGCGTGCTCGACGCCGGCACGGGAACGGGTGTGCTCGCTGCGTACCTCGGCCGCCTCGGCGCGGACGTCCTGACCTTCGAGCGGGACGCCGAGTTCGCCGACGTCGCTCGCGAGAACATGGAGCTCGCGGAGGTCGCGGACACGGTCGAGGTACGGACCGGTGACGTCACCGAACACCTCGAGGACCTCTCCGGGTTCGACCTCCTCACCCTCGACACGCAGAACGCGCCCGAGGTCGTGGCGAACGCTCCCGACATGCTCGTCTCGGGCGGCTACGTCGCCGTCTACTCGCCGTTCGTCGAGAACGCCCGCGAGACGGAACTGACTGCGCGGGAGGTCGGCCTTGCGGACGTCGAGACGGTCGAGACGATCCAGCGCCGGCTGGACATCGACGACCGCGGCTCCCGGCCCTCGACGGCCGGCGTGGGCCACACCGGCTACCTGCTGTTCGCGCGCAAGCCCTGAGCTGTCCGGCGACTCTCCTCCGGGGCGGCTCGCCGCCTCGCCGCATCCACCGCCCCCACTCCTCCTCAGTACATGGCCGTCGCTGGTCGCGTTCTGGTAGATAAAGATTCGCGGGCGGCCTAGTTGTCGTCCTCGCGCCAGCGGTGCTCGCACTCCGTACAGATGAAGAATCGCGTCTCGGACTCGTCCGCCGAGCGGATCTGCTGCATGTACCAGTGTGCCTCGTCGTTCTCGCAGTTCGGGCAGACGACCGTCGTCTTCGGCAGGCCCTTGTCCTGGGCGTCGCTGACGTCGACGATCTCGGTCTCCTCCTGCCCCTCGGTGACGACGTAGGACGCGTCCGGGTCCTTCGGCTGCTTGCTCCCACAGCTCCCACAGACCCAGAGCCCGTCCTCGGCTTTCATCATCGAGCCGCACTCGTCGCAGAATTCCATGCCCGTCGTTTCTCGTCGCCGCAGTTAAGCGCCGTGTTTCACCCTTCGCCCTCCGACTGCCCGGGTTCGCCGACGGCTTCCGTCGGGAGGTTGTTGTAGATCTCGGACTCGAGGTCGTCGCGACTCACGAACACGTCCTCCTGGGACCGCTCGAGGACGTCGACGAACGGTTCCTCGCCGTCCGCGTAGCGTAACACGACGTCCTCGAACGTGGCCTGGGCGTCCTCGTGGGACGCGGGGTACGAGAGCGCCTCGAGCTCGGCGGACAGGTGGTTGAGTTTGACCTCGCGTGCCATGTCGTGTGGTACCACTCCGACACCCCTAACTGTTTCCCGGCCAACGTGGCCGAACCCCGAACGGTAAACCGGGGTGGCGACGTAGGCCCTGCCGATGGCGCTGTTCGACACGGACCGACGCGTGCTGGTACTGGCGCTGGCGCGGATGGCCGACGCCGTGGGCAACTCCTTCCTCATCGTCGTGCTCCCCGCGTACATCGGCGCACACGGCCGCGTCGCGGTCGACCAGTACACCGGACAGCTCGCCGTCCTCGGCGTCGACCTGCTGGTCGTCACGCCGTCCCTGCTCGTCGGTGTCGTGCTCTCGGCGTTCGGCTTCCTCAACAGCTTCCTCCAGCCGTTCACGGGGCGCGCGTCGGACCGCGCGGGCAAACGCAAGGTGTTCATCCTCGCCGGTCTGGCGCTCCTCGGTGTCGCCTCCGGGAGCTACGCACTGGTCTCGGACTACCGGCTCGTGATCGTGTTGCGCGCGCTGCAGGGCATCGGTGCCGCACTCACCATCCCCGCCACGGTCGCGCTCGTGAACGAACTCGCGACGACCGACACCCGGGGCAACAACTTCGGCGTGTTCAACACGTTCCGCCTCATCGGCTTCGGCTTCGGTCCCGTGGTCGCCGGGTTCGTGCTCACGCGGTACGGCTTCGACGCCGCGTTCGGGGTCGCCGTCGTCGGCGCGTTCCTCAGCTTCCTGCTCGTCAGCTTCCTCGTCTCCGACGTCGAGGAGACCCGGGCGAAGGCGGGCGAGGACCTCTCGATAGCGGTCCGCGGCGACAGCGGCCTGCTCGACCCCGTGTTCGCGCTCGGCGTCGCCACCGTCTGCATGGGGATCACCATCTCGCTGTTCGCCACGCTCGAACCGATCATCAACGAGCGACTCGGCCAGGACAACGTGCTGTTCGGCCTGGAGTTCGGGACGGTCGTCATCGCCAACGTCCTGTTCCAGGTGCCGATCGGCCGCGCGAGCGACCGGTACGGTCGCCGCCCGTTCCTCGTCGGTGGGTTCCTCCTCCTCATTCCCGCGACGCTCGCCCAGGGGTACGCGCTCACGCCCGCGACGATGATCGTCTCGCGGTTCCTGCAGGGCGTCGCGGTCGCAGCGGTGTTCGCGCCGTCGCTCGCGGTCGCCGGTGACCTCGCGAGGGAGGGCGAGTCCGGGACGACGCTGTCCATCCTCACGATGGGGTTCGGCCTCGGCACCGCGATCGGGCCGCTGGCGTCGGGCTACCTGGTGCGCTTCGGCTTCGTCACGCCGTTCGCGGTCGGCGCCGTACTCGCGGCCGCCGCGCTGGTCGTCGTCTACTCGCAGGTCCAGGAGACCCTCGTCGACCCGCAGCCGATCCGCGCGGTTCCCGGCGACTGAACTGTCCTACTCGAACTTTGGGTCGCGGTCCTCGAGGAACGCCGCCATCCCCTCGCGCTGGTCGTGGCTGCCGAACAGCCCCGCCCAGGTGCGACGCTCGAAGTCGAGACCCGCTTCCAGCGTCGTCTCGTGGCTCTGGTTGATCGCCTCTTTGGCGGCCTGGAGCGCGGTCGCGGGCTGTGCGGCGAGTTCGGCCGCGAGTTCGTCGACGTACTCGCGGAGTTCGTCGTGGGCGAGTACCTCGCCGACGAGTCCCTCCTCGTGTGCGTCCGTGGCGTCGAGGCGGTCGCCGAAGTAGACGAGTCGACGCGCCGTCTCGTCGTCGACGAGTCGCGGGAGCCGCTGGGTGGCGCCCCAGCCCGGGATGATGCCGAGGTCGATCTCGGTCTGGCCGAGCACCGCGCGCTCGGAGGCCACGCGGAGGTCGCAGGCGAGCGCGAGTTCCATCCCGCCGCCGAACGCGTAGCCGTTGATGCAGGCGATGGCGGGCGCCGGGAACGACTCGATGGCGTTCGCCACTGAGTGACCGAGGTCGGCGTACTCCTCGGCCTCCTGGACGTCCATCTCGGCCATGTAGGAGATGTCCGCGCCCGCGACGAACGCCTTCTCGCCGGCGCCGGTGAGCACGAGCGCTCGGGCGTCGGCGTCTTCGGCTTCCTCGATGGCGTCGTCGAGTGCCTCCAGCGTCTCCACGTTCAGCGCGTTGAGGCTGTCCGGTCGGTCCACGGTGACGGTCGCGACGTCGTCTTCGACGTCCAGTTGGACGGTGTCTGCCATGTTCACAGCGACGGCGAGAACCGACATAATCTCCGGGGGTACGGAGCGGCGGCTGTTCGGATATCGACCGTTGGTTGCCGGTAGCGAGTGGGGCAGGCGACACCCTGGTGGATTGAAAGGGCGAGGTGCTGTCGGCGACGTCCGACGAAGCAAGCACCGCAGCGAACGAAGTGAGCGAGGAGCACAGCAAGGCGCACGAGCCGACAGCGCCGAGGGCTTTCAGTTGGTGCCGTCACTCGATACTACTGCGCGACGTCCGTCTCTACGTACTCCCCGCCTCTTCGCAAGCCCGAAATACCACGCGGGTGAACTGACTCCCATGACCCTCTCCGAGGAGGACCGCGAGCGGCTGGCGGACATCGTGGAACTCCAGCCCACGAAGAACGGGGACCTGCAGGACCGCTGGGGGATGGAGAGCGGCAGCGACGTCCACCAGTACCTCGAAGGCGAACTGCGAGACTACTACTACCGCGACGAGAACAGCCTGATCCGAGCGACCGCGGAGGCCGCCACGCTCGTCGGCGCGGAACCGGAGGACGGCGAGGCGCCGGCCGTCCACATGTCCGAGAACGAGCGTCGCGTGTTCGCGGTCATCGCGGGGCCCGACGAGCGCGCGGAGAGCGTCGTCTCCGTGCTCCACTCGGTCCGCGACGAGTTCGACGCGCCGGAGACCGAGGCCGCCGACGTCCGCCGTGCGCTCCAGACGCTCAAGCGCAAGGGTATCGTCGAAGTCGAGCACCGGACGGTCCCGACGTACAAGCTCGCCGTCCCCCGCGACGAAGTCAACGTCGAGGACGACGAGGACGACTGACGCCGGAGCAGAGTAGAGCGCCGAAACGACTACCGCCGACGCTGCTCACCGCTGGCGCTGTCTCCGTTCTTCGAGCACGTCACGGATTCCCGAGCCGGGGCCGCCCTTCAGCGGCCACCCCTGCTGTCGCCACGCGGGCGGTTCGGGCTCGTACTCCCGGCACGACCCGGAGCACTCCGCGGCGGTCTGCTCGCGGTCCTTCGCGCCGCAGTACGGGACGTAACCGTGCTCGGCGCGTTTCACGGCGAAGTGCCGGCAGTCCGGGCGCATTGTGTCGAGGTACGACCGCCAGCCGCGCTCGTAGGCCCGCTCGGCGATCTCGAGGCGTTTCTCGGCCTTCCACTCGGCGTCGACGTACTCGAAGGTCGCCGCGGACTGGTCGAACTCGCCGCCACTCGGGCGCTCGGTGATGCGGGTGCCCGCGCCGTCCGTGTCGAGCGAGCGCGGGTGCCACTCGACTGACGCCTCGCCGCCGTCGAAGACGAGGATGCCCGCCTCGACGGGCATCTCCTGGAGGAGCGCGCGCTCGACGCGCTCTCCGTCGCTCTGCGTCGCCAGCCACACCTCGTCGGCCAGCGACAGCGCCACGTCGCGCTCCAGTTGGTCGGCCAGGGCGTCCGCCGCCGACGCGTCTAGGTCGGGTTTGTTCTCCACGGCGACGATGCGCTCCACCCAGTCGGGGTAGGCCCACTTCCGCCGGAGCTCTATCCTGTTCCCGTTCTTCCTGGTCTCGACGACGCCGCGGTCGCCCGCCCGGTGGACGGCCTCGCGGACGTACCGCCACGGGTAGCCCGGGTAGGGGAGCACGTCCCGGTAGAACTGCCAGTCTGCGGGCGCGTTCCGGACGACGTGGAGGAGGTCGGAGTCGAGT contains:
- a CDS encoding DUF5787 family protein, with amino-acid sequence MADSEFAFELRVCAWAERHWHPEGAGRPSLVARQLGTRDRRWDTVVVEVAPEALAARANFGTKRLDSDLLHVVRNAPADWQFYRDVLPYPGYPWRYVREAVHRAGDRGVVETRKNGNRIELRRKWAYPDWVERIVAVENKPDLDASAADALADQLERDVALSLADEVWLATQSDGERVERALLQEMPVEAGILVFDGGEASVEWHPRSLDTDGAGTRITERPSGGEFDQSAATFEYVDAEWKAEKRLEIAERAYERGWRSYLDTMRPDCRHFAVKRAEHGYVPYCGAKDREQTAAECSGSCREYEPEPPAWRQQGWPLKGGPGSGIRDVLEERRQRQR